The Humulus lupulus chromosome 4, drHumLupu1.1, whole genome shotgun sequence genome has a window encoding:
- the LOC133829368 gene encoding small polypeptide DEVIL 16-like, whose protein sequence is MAPGKESNISSSSSSYQCEPCKSFGQKCSHLVKKQRAKFYILRRCIAMLVCWRDRGDH, encoded by the coding sequence ATGGCACCAGGAAAAGAAAGCAAtatcagcagcagcagtagtagttatCAATGTGAGCCGTGCAAATCGTTTGGTCAAAAGTGCAGCCATCTTGTGAAGAAGCAGAGAGCCAAATTCTATATACTCAGGCGTTGTATAGCTATGCTCGTCTGCTGGCGTGACCGTGGAGACCATtaa
- the LOC133832812 gene encoding T-complex protein 1 subunit theta-like yields MGRGRTTTGTVIACLLKLRIDHGRPIKILLDTMTHEEVDGGTSSGEETGEILIHSADQLENYAKAEEAKAEELIKAVSDSGAKVIVSGAAVGEMALHFCERYKLMVLKISSKFELRQFFRTTGAVAMIKINKKKEKDRRGEGLACMRGPKATESNSTITV; encoded by the exons ATGGGCAGAGGAAGGACAACCACTGGCACTGTAATAGCTTGTCTTTTGAAACTTCGAATTGATCATGGTAGGCCTATTAAAATCTTGCTTGATACTATGACCCATGAAGAGGTGGATGGTGGAACCTCCAGTGGTGAAGAGACCGGAGAAATTCTGATTCATAGTGCTGACCAG CTAGAAAATTATGCGAAAGCTGAAGAAGCTAAAGCTGAGGAGCTTATAAAGGCAGTTTCTGATTCCGGTGCCAAAGTAATTGTTAGTGGAGCAGCAGTTGGGGAGATGGCACTTCATTTCTGTGAGCGCTACAA gcttatggttttgaaaattagttcaaaatttgaattaagaCAATTTTTCCGCACTACTGGTGCTGTTGCTATG ataaaaattaataaaaagaaagaaaaagataggAGAGGAGAGGGCCTAGCATGCATGAGGGGCCCGAAGGCCACTGAGAGTAATAGTACAATTACTGTATAA